In a genomic window of Acidobacteriota bacterium:
- a CDS encoding indolepyruvate oxidoreductase subunit beta — translation MNNGIRNILLVGVGGQGIILASEVITELAMRAGLDAKKSEVHGMSQRGGVVSSHVRFGPKVHSPLIEEGQANILCAFEILETLRWLHHIRPDGIVLANTQRIVPPIATSGQAHYPDDPAGTLQSLFPGAVLVPAAEIARELGNERLVNTIVMGRLSRELDFPAGLWQEVLAEFVPPKAKELNRQAFERGRNL, via the coding sequence ATGAACAACGGCATCCGTAACATCCTGCTGGTGGGTGTCGGGGGACAGGGCATCATCCTGGCCAGCGAGGTGATCACCGAGTTGGCCATGCGCGCCGGTCTCGACGCCAAGAAGAGCGAGGTCCACGGCATGAGCCAGCGGGGGGGCGTGGTGAGTTCGCACGTCCGCTTCGGCCCGAAGGTCCACTCGCCGCTGATCGAAGAGGGGCAGGCGAATATCCTGTGCGCCTTCGAGATCCTGGAGACGCTCCGCTGGCTGCACCACATCCGGCCGGACGGGATCGTTCTCGCCAACACCCAGCGAATCGTCCCGCCCATCGCGACCTCGGGCCAGGCCCACTACCCCGATGACCCTGCGGGGACGCTCCAGTCCCTCTTCCCCGGCGCCGTGCTGGTGCCCGCGGCCGAGATCGCCCGGGAACTGGGGAACGAGCGGCTGGTCAACACCATCGTCATGGGGCGCCTTTCCCGGGAACTGGATTTCCCGGCGGGACTCTGGCAGGAAGTCCTGGCGGAGTTCGTGCCCCCCAAGGCCAAGGAGCTCAACCGCCAGGCCTTCGAACGGGGTCGGAACCTCTAG